CTTAAATGATTGCCTTGTATCTCAAGGTTCTGTCAATTTCAAATGGATTTTTGTGTCTCCCTTGGCTCCTTTAATACTCAAATTAAAGATGATATTAACTTAGAAACTGCATTTTTTTTACTGAACTTGCTGGGACTTCCACAGCCAAAGCATACTATTTTATGATTTACAGCAGTTATTTGTAATTTTAGACAATTCCTGTTAAAGTAACTTCACCTGAAAGTTCTGCTCAATTTGGTGAAACACTAATTCAATTTTACATCGTCTGCGCAATATATTCTAGACCCAAGATGTAATTAACTTTGAAAGCTCACAATTACTGTATCAATACTGTGGATAAACAATATTAGTTTTCAAATCTTTAGATTAAATTTTGAATGCACTCCAGGGAATCAAAAGGCACTTTTCCCTCAGTTGCAATTAAAGGTTATAAGAAGAAGTATTTTCATTTGTTGTAGTCTATTCACCAACATGATAAATTTCTAGGTCACAGAAGTCCTAATTAAATTACGTGCCATAGACCAAACTTAAGACTTGAAGTTCGAGAACCCAGaataatttattttcactttaatatTGTCAAGGAAAGCTAAGAAGTCAACAAACTCAACTATAGACTGGAGAAATTACTAATTATCAAGACAATTTTAGTTAAAAAGAAATCCCAATTAAAAGCTCTGGAGATTAGAAAATGAAAACTGTATGTAGAAAATGTACAATATAAACTCCCTGAGTGGAAACAAATCACAAAATATCACTACAAAATAGGTAGCTGAAAATTCAAGGCTAAGAAATGGAAGTAGAAATAACCTAATCACAaaggagagaaaatctgcagatgctggaaatctgaggaacatgcagaaaatgctggaggaactcaggaggccaggcagcgtctaggaAAAGGGTAAAGTCATAGTTTCAGCAGGATTCAAAGGGTCCTTGGGTATCTCCTCAGAACACACTCAGCAACTGTGTTCCTACAACTCTTGTACAGCACTTCACTTCACTGGGTGAAGAACTTTCCTTTCCTCTTGGTTCTGAATTGTTGACTCCTTATTTTGAGACTCTCATACTCCGGACAGGGGAAGCATCTTCCTTGCATCTCCCAGGTAAAAGCTACTACTGTTtataaatgtttcaatgagatcacttctCATTCTGCACTGTTGATATCTTATACCATGTTTAGTTAATCTCTCTTCAAAGTGTACAGTTCCATGAATTAAACTGGTTTACTTTTCTTGCACTTTCAATCATAAGTATACTCTTGCTCAGGTGAGTAGATTTCATCCGGCATTCAAGATAACCCTGCAGATCATTGCCCTTTAAGCACATACCCAGTACTTAGTTTAAAAATTGACAGTGAGTTTTTTCTGCAAAAGCCCACTGTTCTCTGTGTGAATTTCTTTTTCCTCCCTTCTCTCAAATATCCCTTACTTTCTGATGGAGCCTTGTTCAAATGAATCGGAAGAGAAGGCAATGGTAATATTATGTGGACCATAATTCAAGCAAGAGCTCAATTCGCATGAGCCCAATGTTGGAATTAAGTCTTCAGGAAAGTTCAAAGGAACAATTGCAGAGTATCAGTGTGCACTGTTGGTGTATGGGATAAGAAGTTATCAAACAAGAATTGTCAGTGACGACATAATCTATCAGCACATCAACCACAGTAAAAGAGATCATGAACTTGAAACTCTTTCTGATGAGTCTTATGCTTTATAGCTCCAGAAAAAAAAAGTGATAAAAAAACATGAAGGTGAGGAATAACTTGTgtactttgtttttatttttagtgAGACATGAATGTATGACATGGTGTAATGATGCACATATATGACATGATGATTTTATCACAcatgccatttatgtacttttacatagaatctgtaatgaattatgtaagcaacACAGACTGCTtaaccaaacaatatatttacaatatgacTGAAATATTATCAAAATATTACATACACAACACtactccctgcttagctataaatttCAAccgcagccttgcagcacctggtccatagctttctgctagaatgcaggtgcagatgctactccaaaaataagcctattatagtgataaagccttaTCGTGAGAAGTACTTTGGATTTTTTTTCCCATCTCCATCTATATATAGGCCTctctaagtccactttgctgaagtgctttcctccagaaaggtttgcaaatatatcctgggcagagggtattgatttaCTGTCAGTACTGCATTGATGATAAGCTTGAAATcttcacagatcctgacagattcAGTCTTCttagctactgggaccactggcattggcTATGGACCCCACTTAAccctggaaagaattccttcagcctccatacaATCTAGCCCACtgactactttatcacagatggtataaggaaccaggcAAGCTTTGTAAAATTTGGTGGTGACATTTTCATTTAAGACTATTTTacctttgatatgtttgagttttccaacaaCACCCCTGAACACTGCTGTATCCAGTACCTTTCTCAATTCACTTTCAGTAGACTCTATTGCAGGGAATGAGGCATACAGatgatggatggatctccaatcaaactgtcgctgtctcagccaatcacgacCCCACAATGCTGCTTTTATCACATACAAGCCTAGAGTGacttttttgtttttgcatttcAATGCTACAAATGCCATTCCCACAGGActaatctttttttttgcagtataagttcttagttggctTCAGctcaatatctttgaaatgcctttcAAACTCATTTCGTGAAATGACTAAACAGcccagccagtgtccaattccattttaatttgccattcacttctcaTGTAGGCCATGTTGCTTTCTATTGACAGTTTTCACATTGTTATTTCAAGGCTACCtattcctgtgtcactctcatcatttcaTAACAGCTTTTTTCATCAACTGCGTGCAGAAtaatgttctttttgaaactgcaacttgactttttatctttttcttttccattcacagtctatttatttttgtctgtccgACATGCCCTTTGTATATGTCCTACTTCTTTGCACTTTTGCAAGCTTTGCCTTTAAATTACATTGGTCTAGTGTATGTGAACAACCATCACAatgataacacaatttgttcagctagacaggtttctgtttagacactaccattttgttcattcattttcattcctgactgcacctCAATTGTTTCTCCGACTGTTGTTTCTATTGGTGCAGTGACTTCAACTGCTCTGTTAAATGTGAGTTGTTCTTAATTTACCAGCCAATTTTGAGTGGTATCTTGTAGGATTCCAGAAATTAAactatctctcagtgcatcattaaacccTCATTGAACTGGCAATTCTCAGAAACTTTCTTCAATTCATCTCTGTAAGCTGAAATAAATTCCCCTggcttttgattctgcttatgaaacctaaagcattctgggATCAAAAATGATTTTGGTTATAAATATTTGTGCATTatattcacaatatcagcaacaCATATTTCGGCTAGTTTGGTGAAGCAGTCAGACCTCTATGCAAACCGTTTGCTTTTCCACCAATTGCATGAAGCAAAGCTGGCACTCATTTCTCAttagctattccatttgcttaaaAATATTGCTCAATTTGCTCAGCATACATCACCCAATCATCTTTTGAGCAATCAAAtgcatctttctgatgtagccagccatttctgcttttttaatttatgattattatcactaaTATTCACTGTTTAGGAACCAGTGAATTTTGTCCATTATCTGCCCTTTTTTAACTCAACCATCTCTGTTTCTTTTTGAGAGACATGTGCTGCACCTTTTGTATAACTCAAATGTCTTTCTCTCCCCCTTTATGAAGAAAAATCATACAACAAATATGTAGTCATCATAGGTTCATCTTAAAACTTACTTTTGTcattgttatgctttgtaactccagaacctaaaagtaattgaaagaaaaacactgaTCAGGGGAATAACATATATACTTCCTTATTACTTCTTGCATATATGACATGGCATAATGATGCATACTATTTACACACTTTTACATATAggctgtaatgaattatgtaaacaacaaagaatgttcaatcaaacaatatatttacaatcttactcaaatgttactgaaatattaaatacacaacaggaaCAGTCCCAAAGGTAGTCATGGAGTTGACTCTCATCAATATTAGATTTTGGTGTAACTTCAACAGCAGTAAGGGAAACTAGAAGATCTGTGCTAGAGTAAAATACATTATTCAGAGGATAATGGAGGGTGTGCATCCAATAACTTGGTTTAACCTGTGAAGATTGTAAATAGGTTAATTCATTTTCAAAGTTTCAAAATATAGAGAAGTGTTCTTTATGCAACATTAAATGAAAACTGTGTCTGTATTGCTTTAAGATTGTTACTTTAAGGATAATGTCAGCTGATTTACTGGTTCATATTACACACTGTTTATGGAAATTCCAGAGGAGCCCTTGATTTGAcatatcatgtatttcattgcaaATACTGCAGGTGGACTAAGATGGATATCACGAGTTCGTAGAAAATTGCCACTCTGCAACAAATTGTAGTTAATCTTAAATAAAGGCAGGAAAGACTCGGCATGTAGGATGGTATCTGGGGAAGGGGAAAGTATTAATGCTTCAGGATGATGACCAGACTTTTGGTCAGATaccatcaatttttttttttgtcctgGACACCACACCACTTATTCCTTCAGGGAGACAACCAATTACCAGTAATGCTTCAGAGAAGATGAAGTGTTGCCCCAAATTAATTAAGTGAAAGAACAGGATATTAAATAATGTTTACAGTTTGCACCAGTTAGTCctgattttaatttctcaaatgaCCCGTCTTGAGTCATACCAGTATGTTGCAAAGATAATTTGCTTATCTACATTTTATTTGGAGTTTCTGATTTAAAGATGGTCTAATTAATGATGAAGATGTCTGTTGAGCAatgtcaatggctctccacacagctttagaccacttgGACAATACAAGCaactatgtcaggatgctctacatcaactatagctcagcattgaacaccataattcccacaatcctgattgagaagttacagtacctccctctgcaattcgaTCCTtggcttcctaactggaagaccacagtctgtgcggattagtgataatacctcctcctcaatgacaatcaacactgacgcacctcaggggtgtgtgcttagcccactgctctactctatatatacccatgactatgtggttaggcataactcaaatgccatctgtaaatttgctgatgatacaactgttgttggtagaatctcagatggagacaagagtgTGTTCAGGAGCAAGttatgtcaactagtggagtggtgctgcagcaacaacctggcacaatgtcagtaagatgaaagagctgattgtgaagttcaggaagggcaagatgaaggaacacataccaatcctcacagagggatcagaagtggagattcagcagtttcaagttcctgggtgtcaagatctctgaggatctaacctgatcccaacatatcgatgcagctataaggaAGGTAAGACAGCGAttataattcattaggagtttgaagagatttggtatgtcaacaaaaacactcaaaaacttctatagatgtactgtggagagattctgagagactgcatcactgtctgggttGGAGGAGgtggggctactacacaggaccaaaataagcagcagagtgttgtaaatctaatcagctccatcttgagtactggcctacaaagtacccagtacatcttcaaggagcagtgtgtcagaaaggcagcgtccattatcaaggacttccagcacccttttctcactgctaccaacaGGTAGTaattacagaagcctgaagacacacattcaatgattcaggaacagcttcctcttctgccatctgattcctaaatggacattgaacccttgaacactacctcactattgtaatatatattatttcttttttgcatgatttttaatctatttaatatacatatgctgttatttatttatatattattatttttttcttcttccttattatgtattgcattgaactgctgctgctaagttaacaaatgtcacgacacatgccggtgataataaacctgattctgattctgaatgaatTGGTGAAGTATCAACATTCCGCAAGTGGATGATACTTTACCGACAACACATTTCTCCTGCCCTGTTGTTTGCAAAGGATGATATTTTTTGTGAATTATTTTGCCTCTGCCAAATTGTTGTGGGTTTCATTTAGTCATCAGTTACACATCTTTTGGAGAGGTTAGCTTTTACTTTGGGAACGCATGAATGATTTAGTAAATTTAGGTGATGGTCAAAGTTAGCAATGCTTATCTAGTTAACCTCTCGCTGTGAAGATAAATAGCTGTTTGCAAGTAATGCCAGATTGGCTGGTGAAGTGCACTAATGATTCAGTTCCTTGTTTAATTTTGAATAATTGCAAATAAATTCTACCCTTATTAATGTGCCTAAAATGAGCACAAGCAATACATTACACAATCTTTTTCTTTAAACAAGTCTTTGATAATATTTGACGAGCGTGGCCGTGTCATTCGCTTAAGTAGAATGATGATAAGTGTACTGTTCAGTACAATATGAAGATGTAAAACATCAGCAAAACTCTTGTTTCAGAGAAGTAAACAGGATAATGATGTTATCAGACTGCACAAAATTGTATTGGATCCCAAACCACTTTGATACTCGTGCTGCTGTTTTAACAAACCCAACAAGCATTATTGTTCATCAATATTTGAAAACCTCATTTGTTAAGCTAAAAGCAATGATAAAATTTAATATGAAAGTATGAAGAAAATGCATGATGTGTTTTTCTCTGATGTGGTGAAGGCTGTTCCCTTATGCACTGTGCAAATCATCAGTGTGATGTGCTTTCAAATGATGTAGTTTCTTGACATTTTCTGATGATGTGGTTATGATTTAGCTGTCCACTGTTTTCCCTTTGCGAATATTGTTGGTATCATTTATAAACTAAAAATGATTTTGTCAGTTTTTAAGCATGACTTCTGATAGTGATTAGAGATCTGTTTGCAAGTTACTCTTGTGCTCCTGTTACTGAAATAATCAGTTTTTGCATTGTCTTATGTCTCTCAGATAGTGTCAGATTCTGTAGATGTTAAGTTCCTGTTCTGATGCTTAAAATGGCTGAATTATTGCATTAATTATTTCTACATTATCCAGGTTTTACAATGTGGTCACAGATGATGCACAGAGACAAATGTATAACCCTCAGTTTCAGCCAGAATATgtttgtctagggcaggggtcagcaacctttaccactgaaagagccacttggacccgtttcccacagaaaagaaaacactgggagccgcaaaacccgtttgacatttaaaatgaaataacactgcatacaacgttttttttgcctttatgctatgtataaacaaactataatgtgttgcatttatgaaattgatgaactcctgcagagaaaacgaaattacatttctgcatgcaacaaaaacattttgaactccgaaaaaaagacgttgggttgaaagttacttttaagtaaaatattcaatgtctatttgagtccttcttgtatttatgaaaaacgccgaacttaaattttccgccagcagcaaaccaaaaataacgtcagccagctgtcatcctgaaaaatgaaaggactatttcactgaacaatgaaaaaatatgaatatgagtaaaataataggcaattaaaatatttatcatacttggttaatgggatttctgctcctggacctcagcgcacagcgtctgcacatcagggctgtatgatgtcaccttcatctttacacaggatcgcaagctgtcatctgtgaggttttcaatatcactccatttgtgtttctgagcaagaacggccttctgacgggcaacatcttcaaggtctgctgtcaagcgtctaaacttggacacccatatgtctttgtcggctatgtcggccagttccatctcaagatcaggttgactcacacctgccaatgcagtcgtattcagtagggaaggatcgatgcttaagggagtgaccgggaaggataatgtgtttttttcctctctgaactcacagaagcgtttcccaaacgatgtttgcattgcgatgattgcagaatgtaaatactccgaaattatcatgtcgtgaccttgtttgaactctctcaaattggggaagtgagacaaagtgcctttctgtaaatctctggcaagcactgtcaacttgcgctcgaatgccaaaacatcctccaacatgtgcagggctgtacgtcctttcccctgaagagctgtgttcagcgtgttcaggtgcgctgtcatgtctaccatgaagtgtagcttttccagccactctggctgttccagctcaggaaaggtgagccctttgctgcccaggaaagttttcacttcttccagacacgcgacaaagcgtttcagcaccttccgtctggacagccagcgataaaaacacgttgtagcggtgtcagtaaactgcagtcaaagatagctttattcgaactaaaca
The sequence above is a segment of the Hypanus sabinus isolate sHypSab1 chromosome 4, sHypSab1.hap1, whole genome shotgun sequence genome. Coding sequences within it:
- the LOC132392360 gene encoding general transcription factor II-I repeat domain-containing protein 2-like, with the protein product MVDMTAHLNTLNTALQGKGRTALHMLEDVLAFERKLTVLARDLQKGTLSHFPNLREFKQGHDMIISEYLHSAIIAMQTSFGKRFCEFREEKNTLSFPVTPLSIDPSLLNTTALAGVSQPDLEMELADIADKDIWVSKFRRLTADLEDVARQKAVLAQKHKWSDIENLTDDSLRSCVKMKVTSYSPDVQTLCAEVQEQKSH